The following proteins are encoded in a genomic region of Streptomyces sp. NBC_01723:
- a CDS encoding anthranilate synthase component II, which yields MSAPYGTRPGAGPRVAVVDNYDSFTYNLVHYVAEQGGRPTVFRNDAVGLADLAAFDLLLLSPGPGTPDEAGICVEAVRALGARLPILGVCLGHQSIAAAFGGSVVRGEQVHGKASAVHHDGSGVLAGLPDPFTATRYHSLVVAPTGLPDELVVTARTADGTIMGLRHREHPVHGVQFHPESVLSPEGKQLIANFLECADD from the coding sequence ATGAGCGCACCGTACGGAACCCGCCCGGGTGCCGGGCCGCGCGTCGCGGTCGTCGACAACTACGACTCGTTCACCTACAACCTCGTCCACTACGTCGCCGAACAGGGCGGCCGGCCCACCGTCTTCCGCAACGACGCCGTCGGCCTCGCCGACCTCGCCGCGTTCGACCTGCTGCTGCTCTCGCCCGGTCCCGGCACGCCGGACGAGGCGGGGATCTGCGTCGAAGCGGTCCGCGCACTCGGCGCCCGGCTGCCGATCCTCGGCGTCTGCCTGGGCCACCAGAGCATCGCGGCGGCCTTCGGCGGCTCGGTGGTGCGCGGCGAACAGGTGCACGGCAAGGCGTCCGCGGTGCACCACGACGGCAGCGGCGTCCTGGCCGGCCTGCCCGACCCGTTCACCGCCACCCGGTACCACTCGCTCGTGGTCGCGCCCACCGGTCTGCCGGACGAACTGGTCGTCACGGCCCGCACGGCGGACGGCACGATCATGGGCCTGCGCCACCGCGAGCACCCCGTCCACGGGGTGCAGTTCCACCCGGAGTCGGTGCTCAGCCCCGAGGGCAAGCAGCTGATCGCGAACTTCCTGGAGTGCGCTGATGATTGA
- the trpD gene encoding anthranilate phosphoribosyltransferase, with product MRRPLTEGEAADAMRVIMRGEATAAQIAGFALAVTVRGASVDDLVGMARAAQEFATPVPCEGDLLDTCGTGGDGLNTFNISTASAIVAAACGVRVAKHGNRSASSACGSADVLEELGIRIDLGAEEAAACLERAGITFLFAPVFHPAFRHTAGPRRELGARTVFNLLGPLCNPSGARLRTLGVPSRELVEPMTEVLDRLGVTSALVFHSEDGMDELSTGAPAHMVELRDGRRTTHRFDPADHGLARSGPGDLAGGDRAVNAAVVRRVLSGERGPARDVVLLNAAAALRVADLAGTWPDALRLAGTAVDNGAAADLLDRWTRASWQRADADVEVPA from the coding sequence GTGCGGCGCCCCCTCACCGAGGGCGAGGCCGCCGACGCGATGCGCGTGATCATGCGCGGCGAGGCCACCGCGGCCCAGATCGCCGGGTTCGCGCTGGCCGTCACGGTGCGCGGCGCGTCCGTGGACGACCTGGTCGGCATGGCCCGCGCCGCCCAGGAGTTCGCCACGCCGGTGCCGTGCGAGGGTGACCTGCTCGACACCTGCGGGACCGGTGGCGACGGGCTGAACACCTTCAACATCTCCACCGCGTCCGCGATCGTCGCCGCCGCCTGCGGGGTACGGGTCGCCAAGCACGGCAACCGCAGCGCCTCCTCCGCCTGCGGCAGCGCCGACGTGCTGGAGGAGCTGGGCATCCGCATCGACCTCGGCGCCGAGGAGGCCGCGGCCTGCCTGGAGCGCGCCGGGATCACCTTCCTGTTCGCCCCGGTCTTCCACCCGGCCTTCCGGCACACGGCGGGCCCGCGCCGGGAACTGGGCGCGCGGACCGTCTTCAACCTGCTCGGGCCGCTGTGCAACCCGTCGGGCGCCCGGCTGCGCACCCTGGGCGTGCCGAGCCGGGAGCTGGTGGAACCGATGACCGAGGTCCTCGACCGGCTCGGCGTCACCAGCGCCCTGGTCTTCCACAGCGAGGACGGCATGGACGAACTGAGCACCGGCGCACCGGCCCACATGGTCGAGCTGCGCGACGGCCGCCGCACCACCCACCGCTTCGACCCCGCCGACCACGGACTGGCCAGGTCCGGGCCCGGCGACCTGGCCGGCGGCGACCGCGCCGTCAACGCGGCCGTCGTCCGCCGCGTCCTGTCCGGTGAACGCGGCCCCGCGCGGGACGTGGTGCTGCTCAACGCCGCCGCCGCCCTGCGCGTCGCCGACCTGGCCGGCACCTGGCCCGACGCGCTGCGGCTCGCCGGGACCGCCGTGGACAACGGCGCCGCCGCCGACCTGCTCGACCGCTGGACCCGCGCCTCCTGGCAGCGCGCGGACGCGGACGTGGAGGTGCCGGCGTGA
- a CDS encoding class I SAM-dependent methyltransferase has translation MHAQTSGHPVTGDDVRGQLAELRRHHPELHALADPRRIAAWEAARDATPPRHDDFGAEGEGSRGVEYVQAQALNRRARETGIRKLLGFADTARRTPDGERPVLVDLLGGDGLVRMVCEELGIGDFNILTCDASPHMVTTAWAAGVPALLQRAEQPLLRDGSVDAVLLAYGSHHVPPSDRQTVATEARRMLRPGGTFVLHDFLVGSPADVWFEEVTDVYSATGHKFLHFTRDEIDGYLEKAGYDHREVVEIDDPYTAVGATPEEAELEIGRYLLNMYGLVKVFEGRTETEAYRWVAETAKAVFRYPDAPEGLTSCALRREEAAGGWRVTIPRRAVVGVGRVSSAAGKAA, from the coding sequence ATGCACGCACAGACGAGCGGACACCCCGTGACCGGGGACGACGTGCGAGGACAGCTGGCGGAACTGCGTCGGCACCACCCCGAGTTGCACGCCCTCGCCGACCCGCGGCGGATCGCCGCGTGGGAGGCGGCCAGGGACGCCACCCCGCCGCGGCACGACGACTTCGGCGCCGAGGGCGAGGGCAGCCGGGGCGTGGAGTACGTGCAGGCCCAGGCCCTCAACCGGCGGGCCCGGGAGACCGGGATCAGGAAGCTCCTCGGCTTCGCCGACACCGCCCGCCGCACGCCGGACGGCGAGCGGCCCGTCCTGGTCGACCTGCTGGGCGGCGACGGACTGGTCCGCATGGTGTGCGAGGAACTGGGCATCGGCGACTTCAACATCCTCACCTGCGACGCGTCCCCCCACATGGTGACGACGGCGTGGGCGGCGGGCGTGCCCGCCCTGCTCCAGCGGGCCGAGCAGCCACTGCTGCGCGACGGCAGCGTGGACGCCGTACTCCTGGCCTACGGCTCGCACCACGTGCCGCCCTCGGACCGCCAGACGGTGGCCACCGAGGCGCGCCGGATGCTCCGCCCCGGCGGCACGTTCGTCCTGCACGACTTCCTCGTCGGCTCCCCGGCGGACGTGTGGTTCGAGGAGGTCACCGACGTGTACTCGGCGACCGGCCACAAGTTCCTCCACTTCACCCGGGACGAGATCGACGGATACCTGGAGAAGGCCGGCTACGACCACCGCGAGGTCGTGGAGATCGACGACCCGTACACCGCCGTCGGCGCCACCCCCGAGGAGGCCGAGCTGGAGATCGGCCGGTACCTGCTCAACATGTACGGGCTGGTCAAGGTCTTCGAGGGCCGCACCGAGACCGAGGCGTACCGCTGGGTGGCCGAGACCGCGAAGGCCGTCTTCCGCTACCCGGACGCGCCGGAGGGCCTCACCTCCTGCGCACTGCGCCGGGAGGAGGCCGCCGGCGGGTGGCGCGTCACCATCCCGCGGCGCGCCGTCGTCGGAGTGGGCCGGGTCTCCTCCGCCGCCGGGAAGGCGGCATGA
- the trpC gene encoding indole-3-glycerol phosphate synthase TrpC, producing the protein MSGILTTLVADAELQTRRRRAARPEAELADLAAAAPPARDFAAALREPGLAVIAEMKPRSPSKGPLTDDYRPAELARAYQDGGAHALSVLTHEAGFGGSPEHLAVARAACELPVLRKDFVTDEYQILEARALGADALLLIVAALSPERLAELLAHTRAQGMEALVEVHDEREVDVALAAGADVIGVNHRDLRDFSIDRTLSARLRGRVGTGRVMVGESGVRGAADARALEGAGVDAVLVGELLMRAGDPGATIKELVG; encoded by the coding sequence GTGAGCGGCATCCTCACCACCCTCGTCGCCGACGCGGAACTCCAGACGCGTCGCCGCCGCGCGGCACGTCCCGAGGCGGAACTGGCAGACCTGGCCGCCGCCGCGCCCCCCGCCCGGGACTTCGCCGCCGCACTGCGCGAACCGGGCCTCGCAGTCATCGCCGAGATGAAGCCCCGCAGCCCCTCCAAGGGGCCGCTCACCGACGACTACCGCCCCGCCGAGCTGGCCCGCGCCTACCAGGACGGCGGCGCCCACGCCCTGTCGGTGCTCACCCACGAGGCCGGGTTCGGCGGCAGCCCCGAGCACCTGGCCGTCGCCCGCGCCGCCTGCGAGCTGCCCGTGCTGCGCAAGGACTTCGTCACCGACGAGTACCAGATCCTGGAGGCCCGCGCGCTCGGCGCCGACGCCCTGCTGCTGATCGTCGCCGCGCTGAGTCCGGAGCGGCTGGCCGAACTCCTCGCCCACACCCGGGCACAGGGCATGGAGGCGCTGGTCGAGGTGCACGACGAGCGGGAGGTGGACGTGGCCCTCGCGGCGGGCGCCGACGTCATCGGCGTCAACCACCGCGACCTGCGGGACTTCTCGATCGACCGGACCCTTTCGGCCCGGCTGCGCGGGCGGGTGGGCACCGGACGCGTCATGGTCGGGGAGAGCGGAGTCCGCGGCGCGGCGGACGCCCGTGCGCTGGAAGGGGCCGGGGTCGACGCGGTCCTGGTCGGAGAACTGCTCATGCGGGCCGGGGATCCCGGTGCCACGATCAAGGAACTGGTCGGATGA
- a CDS encoding anthranilate synthase component I family protein codes for MTTHATGSGARTAYAPDPREAAAAARATVPDRSAAAALAREHDVIPLHQEFLDDAISPVTAFSQLCGPDEAGFLLESVPVSGGVARYSYVGHRPVPLDLPGGDPLTALRGFLARSAAPVRGLPPFHGGIVGYLGYEAARHFEDLPVAGGPPPGLPESAFLAADDLVVFDHATRRVLLMTLYRPALESYDDAVARITHLNRRLREADRPAGFAGRPLAGAAPVDTETDGWTANLTEAEFTDRVARAREHIAAGDAFQIVLSRRLSRPLRAAPLDLYRHLRATNPSPYMYHLSLGGGRHIIGASPELLVKATGRTVRTRPLAGTRPRHPDPAEDLRLERELLADEKERAEHVMLVDLGRNDLGRVTEPGTVRVERLMRVERFSHVMHLSSTVAGDLAPGRDALDALRSAFPAGTLSGAPKIRAMEIIAELEPERRGVYGGALGFVGADGLTDFAIALRTVVVADGQVHVQAGAGLVADSDPAAEFRETLHKSRAMLTAVRRAEAGT; via the coding sequence ATGACCACCCACGCCACCGGGTCCGGGGCGCGCACGGCGTACGCACCGGACCCGCGCGAGGCGGCCGCGGCGGCCCGCGCCACCGTCCCGGACCGCTCCGCCGCCGCGGCACTGGCCCGGGAACACGACGTCATCCCGCTCCACCAGGAGTTCCTGGACGACGCCATCAGCCCCGTGACCGCCTTCTCCCAGCTGTGCGGACCGGACGAGGCGGGCTTCCTGCTGGAGAGCGTGCCCGTCTCCGGCGGGGTGGCACGCTACTCGTACGTCGGCCACCGCCCCGTCCCGCTGGACCTGCCCGGCGGCGACCCGCTGACCGCGCTGCGCGGCTTCCTGGCCCGGTCCGCGGCTCCGGTGCGCGGACTGCCTCCGTTCCACGGCGGGATCGTCGGCTACCTCGGCTACGAGGCGGCCCGCCATTTCGAGGACCTCCCCGTCGCCGGGGGACCGCCGCCCGGCCTTCCCGAGTCCGCCTTCCTGGCCGCCGACGACCTCGTCGTCTTCGACCACGCGACGCGGCGGGTCCTGCTGATGACCCTGTACCGCCCGGCCCTGGAGTCCTACGACGACGCCGTCGCCCGGATCACGCACCTCAACCGCAGGCTGCGCGAGGCGGACCGGCCCGCCGGGTTCGCCGGCCGGCCGCTCGCCGGCGCCGCACCGGTGGACACCGAGACGGACGGCTGGACCGCCAACCTCACCGAGGCGGAGTTCACGGACCGCGTCGCCCGCGCCCGCGAGCACATCGCGGCCGGCGACGCCTTCCAGATCGTGCTCTCCCGGCGGCTCAGCAGACCCCTGCGCGCCGCACCGCTCGACCTGTACCGGCACCTGCGGGCCACCAACCCCTCGCCGTACATGTACCACCTGAGCCTCGGCGGCGGCCGGCACATCATCGGCGCCTCGCCCGAACTCCTCGTCAAGGCGACCGGCCGCACGGTACGCACCCGGCCCCTGGCCGGCACCCGCCCCCGGCACCCCGACCCCGCCGAGGACCTGAGGCTGGAGCGGGAACTGCTCGCCGACGAGAAGGAGCGCGCCGAACACGTGATGCTGGTCGACCTCGGCCGCAACGACCTCGGCCGGGTCACCGAACCGGGCACCGTCCGGGTCGAGCGGCTGATGCGGGTCGAGCGCTTCTCCCACGTGATGCACCTGTCGTCCACCGTCGCCGGAGACCTCGCACCGGGCCGGGACGCGCTGGACGCCCTGCGCTCCGCCTTCCCCGCCGGCACCCTCTCCGGAGCGCCCAAGATCCGGGCCATGGAGATCATCGCCGAGCTGGAGCCCGAGCGGCGCGGCGTGTACGGCGGTGCCCTCGGGTTCGTCGGCGCGGACGGCCTGACCGACTTCGCCATCGCGCTGCGCACCGTGGTCGTCGCCGACGGGCAGGTGCACGTGCAGGCGGGCGCCGGGCTCGTCGCCGACTCCGACCCCGCCGCCGAGTTCCGCGAGACGCTGCACAAGTCGCGGGCGATGCTCACAGCCGTACGCCGGGCGGAGGCCGGGACATGA
- a CDS encoding class II 3-deoxy-7-phosphoheptulonate synthase, with protein sequence MTASDTHTTRRAVPDGAPATGGGGRGAWSPDSWRGRPAAQQPDWPDPEELRGVENTLALRPPLVLPEEILDLRRSLAQVAAGEGFLLQAGDCAERFGSCTEAGVRGKLRVILQVAILLTYGSGLPVVKVGRIAGQFGKPRSRPTETVDGVELPAFRGDIVNRPEFTAEARRPDAGRLLSAYHHASAALNVLRALTLGGYADLGQVHDWNQEFVRRSAAGQRYEKAADDITWALRFMSACGLDTRSQAALHQVQLYTSHEALLPQYEQALIRYDEKRRGWFDTSAHMLWIGDRTRRLDGAHVELLAGVDNPIGVKVGPSTGADDLRELCERLDPDRAPGRLVLISRLGAGRGAELLPPLLRAVRDAGHTPVWACDPMHGNTFVSESGYKTRRLSDITTEVAEFFAAHREEGLHPGGIHLELTGDDVTECLGGDLDEVLDTHLASRYETACDPRLNAAQSIELAFRVAEFLREQRSGA encoded by the coding sequence ATGACGGCGAGCGACACGCACACGACACGACGGGCGGTCCCGGACGGGGCCCCGGCGACGGGCGGCGGTGGACGGGGCGCGTGGAGCCCGGACTCGTGGCGCGGCCGCCCGGCCGCCCAGCAGCCGGACTGGCCCGACCCCGAGGAGCTGCGCGGGGTGGAGAACACCCTCGCCCTGCGGCCGCCGCTGGTGCTCCCCGAGGAGATCCTCGACCTGCGCCGCTCCCTGGCCCAGGTCGCCGCCGGGGAGGGCTTCCTGCTCCAGGCGGGCGACTGCGCCGAGCGGTTCGGCTCCTGCACCGAGGCCGGGGTGCGCGGCAAGCTGCGGGTGATCCTGCAGGTGGCCATCCTGCTCACCTACGGATCCGGGCTGCCGGTGGTCAAGGTGGGCAGGATCGCGGGCCAGTTCGGCAAGCCCCGCAGCCGCCCCACGGAGACCGTCGATGGCGTCGAACTGCCCGCGTTCCGCGGCGACATCGTCAACCGGCCCGAGTTCACCGCCGAGGCCCGCCGCCCGGACGCCGGACGGCTGTTGAGCGCCTACCACCACGCCTCGGCGGCCCTGAACGTGCTGCGCGCGCTGACCCTGGGCGGCTACGCCGACCTGGGCCAGGTGCACGACTGGAACCAGGAGTTCGTCCGGCGCAGCGCCGCCGGACAACGCTACGAGAAGGCCGCCGACGACATCACCTGGGCCCTCAGGTTCATGTCCGCGTGCGGCCTGGACACCCGCTCCCAGGCGGCCCTGCACCAGGTGCAGCTCTACACCTCGCACGAGGCGCTGCTGCCCCAGTACGAACAGGCGCTGATCCGCTACGACGAGAAGCGGCGCGGCTGGTTCGACACCAGCGCCCACATGCTGTGGATCGGCGACCGCACCCGGCGGCTCGACGGGGCGCACGTGGAGCTGCTGGCCGGGGTGGACAACCCGATCGGCGTCAAGGTGGGCCCGTCCACCGGCGCCGACGACCTGCGCGAGCTGTGCGAACGGCTCGACCCGGACCGCGCCCCGGGCAGGCTCGTCCTGATCAGCCGGCTCGGCGCCGGACGCGGCGCGGAGCTGCTGCCGCCGCTGCTGCGGGCCGTGCGCGACGCCGGGCACACCCCGGTGTGGGCCTGCGACCCCATGCACGGCAACACCTTCGTCTCGGAGAGCGGCTACAAGACCCGCCGGCTGTCCGACATCACCACCGAGGTCGCCGAGTTCTTCGCTGCGCACCGCGAGGAGGGCCTGCACCCGGGCGGCATCCACCTCGAACTCACCGGCGACGACGTCACCGAATGCCTGGGCGGCGACCTCGACGAGGTCCTGGACACTCACCTGGCCAGCCGCTACGAGACCGCCTGCGACCCACGGCTGAACGCCGCCCAGTCCATCGAACTCGCCTTCCGCGTCGCGGAGTTCCTCCGGGAGCAGCGCAGCGGGGCCTGA